Within Betaproteobacteria bacterium, the genomic segment GCCGCCGCGAGCAGCACGACGATCATGAAGTCGGTGAACTGCCCGGCGAACATCCGCCAAGGGGAGCGGCGCTCGCCCTGCGCGAGCTCGTTGGCGCCGTGCTGATCGAGCCGCTTTCCGACCTCGCCGCGCGAAAGTCCGGTCGCCGGCACCGTGGCGAGTCGGGTTGCGACTTCCGCAACGTCCAGGCGATGCCAGTCGGACGACGGGACGGCGGCAGGGCGATCACCGCTGGAGTCCATGGACCATCGTCTCCGGTGAAACGATGCCCCAGCTTGGCACCCCCGGGGGAGCGCGCCGTGACCTAGGTCAACTGCGGGGCGCCCACGACCCTAGGCCAGGCGTTTGTCGAGCAACTCGATCCAGTGCGACACCGGCTTCGAGGCGCCGGTCTCGATGTGCAGCAGGCACCCGATGTTCGAGGTGCATATCGCCGCCGGCTTCCCCGACTCGAGGGCCTTTACCTTGTTGGCGAGGAGCTGCCCGGAGAGCTCGTGCTGGAGTATCGAGTACGTGCCGGCCGAGCCGCAGCAGACGTGCGCATCGGGCACCGGGGTGAGCGTGAAGCCGGCCTCGCGCAGGATCGATTCCACGATGCCCTTCTGCTTGAGCCCGTGCTGCAGGCTGCAGGGGGCGTGGTAGGCGACGGGTTCGGCCACGGACGCCTTTCCCGCAAGGAGCCTCACAAGCGCTTCCCGCTCGGCGGCAACCACCTGCCCCACGTCCCTTGCGAGTTCGGTCACGCGCGCCGCCTTCTTCGCATAGGCCGGATCGTTCGCGAGCAGGTGGCCATAGTCCTGCACCATGGTGCCGCAACCGCTCGCGGTGACGACGATCGCTTCCGCCCCGGCTTCGAGGTGCGGCCACCACGCGTCCACTTGCCGGCGCATCCGGTCGAGCGCGGCATCCTGCGCGTTGAGGTGGAACTCGATCGCCCCGCAGCAACCCGCCTGCGGGACGCGGACGAGCGATATGCCCAGCCTGTCGAGCACCCGCGCCGTTGCGGCATTGATGTCGGGCGCAAGCGCGGGCTGCACGCAGCCGTCGAGAACGATCATCGTCCGCGAATGGCGCGCGGCCGGCCAGGCGCCCGCCTCGCGCTTCGGCGGCACTTGTTTCGCGAGCGCCAGCGGAAGCAATGGCCGGACGACGCGGCCCAGGGCCACGCCAAGGGAAAAGAGCGGCCCGGAAAGGAACGCGAAGCGGAGCAGGCGCCGGAACGCGCGGTCGGCGAGTCCGCGCGGCACCTTCTTCCCGATCACCTCGCGCCCGATGTCCACGAGCCGGCCGTACTGCACGCCCGAGGGGCACGTGGTCTCGCAGGCGCGACAGGTAAGGCAGCGGTCGAGATGCACCTGCGTGCGCATGGTGACCGGCGCGCCCTCGAAGGCCTGCTTCATGAGGTAGATGCGCCCGCGCGGACTGTCGAGCTCGTCGCCAAGCAGGTTGTAGGTGGGACACGTGGCGAGACAGAAGCCGCAGTGCACGCACTTGCGCAGGATCGCGTCGGCTTCGATGCCCTCGGGCGTGTCCTTGATCCAGTCGGCGAGGTTGGTTTGCATCGCGGTCGGTCAGAAGTTGTCCATGCGGCCGGGATTGAGAATGCCGGCGGGATCGAAAGCCTCCTTGAGGCGCCGGTGGATCTTGGCAATGGCGGGCGCCAGCGGATGGAAAACGCCGGCGCCGCGGTCGCCGCCCCGGAAGAGCGTCGCGTGCCCCTTCGCCGTCGCGGCCGCCTCGCGTGCCCGGGCCGGGTCGAGCGCGCCGCTCACCCAGCGCTCGCCACCGCCCCACTCGATGAGTTGCGGGTGGGCGAGCGCCATGGGCGCCGCGGTCTGCGCGACCGACAGGCGCCACAGGGGCCGATCGGCTGCGAAGAACGGCAGGCGCTGCTCGCGCAGGCCCTCCCACCAGGCCGAGCCCTCGGCGACCTCCGCTCCCCCCAGCTTAGCTCTCGCGGCGGACACCGCGCTTGCCGCGCCGGAGAGACGAAGGCGCAGCACGCCCGCCTCCCACGCCGTCGCGGACAGCGGCAGCGGCTGGCCGGCCCAGCGGTTCACCGTCTCGAGCATCTGCGCCTCGTCCATCTCGAAGGCGAGAGTGACTTCCGCCGGTGGCCTCGGCAGCACCTTGAAGGAAAGCTCCGTGAGGATTCCCAGCGTGCCGAGCGCGCCGGCCATGAGCCGGGAGACATCGTACCCCGCGACGTTCTTGATGACTCGCCCGCCGAACGAGAGATCCTCACCCTTCCCGTTCACGATGCGCGCGCCGAGAACGAAGTCGCGCACGGCGCCCGTGTACGGCCGGCGCGGTCCCGAGAAATTGCAGGCGACGGTGCCACCGATGGTCGCGGCCTCCCCGAAGCGAGGCGGCTCGAACGGAAGCATCTGCCCCTCGGCCGCGAGCGTCGGATCGACATCCGCGAGACGCGTCCCCGCTTTCACGGTAAGCACCAGCTCCCTCGGCTCGTAGGCGATGATTCCCGCGTAGCCCGCCACGTCCGCCGGATCGCCCTCGATCCGCGCGCCGTAGAAGTCCTTCGTGCCGCCGCCGCGAATGCGAAGCGGCGCCTTGCGCGCGGCGTGATCCTTGACCCGGTCGGCGAGGTCTCGAATGAAGTTGTCGGTCATGGGCAGGTCAGGATCAGTCCCTGTTGTTCAGAATCGGGGGATGTCGGGGCGCGGAAGGCGGCCGCCGCTCACGTGCAGGCCGCCCCATTCGGCGCAGCGCTTGAGTGTGGGGACCGCCTTGCCGGGGTTGAGGATGCCCGCGGGGTCGAAGGCGCGCTTCACGTCGTGGAAGGCGGCAATCTCCCCGTCGCGGAACTGGAGGCACATCTGCTTGAGTTTCTCGATGCCGACCCCGTGCTCGCCGGTGATGGTTCCTCCGTGGTCGATGCACAGCTCCAGGATCTTTCCACCCAGCTCCTCGCTGCGCTCGAGCTCTCCCGCCTTCGCGGAGTCGTAGAAGATGCACGGGTGCATGTTGCCGTCGCCCGCGTGAAAGACGTTGCCGATCACCAGCCCGTACTCGCGCCCCAGCGCGTAGATGCTCTCGAGCACCTCGGGCAGCGCGCGCCGCGGGATCGTGCCGTCCATCGTGTAGTAGTCCGGCATCACCGTCGCGAGCGCGGCGAAAGCCCCCTTGCGCGACTTCCACAGGTTCGCCCGCTCCTCGCTGCTCTTCGCCACCCGCACCTGCGTGGCGTGGCAGGACGCGAGAATTACCTGCACCGCCGCCAGCATCTCCGCCGTCTCCTCGGCGCCGCCGTCCACCTCCACGAGCAGCAGCGCCTCGGCCTTGGGAAGGCCGAGCGACATGTAGCGCTCGCAGGCATCGATCACGACGCGGTCCATCATCTCGATCGCCGCGGGAATCACGCCCGCCCCGATGATGGCGCCCACGGCCTCCGCGCCGGCCTTCACGGTATCGAACGCGGCCAGCATCGTCTCCGTGGCTTCGGGCTGCGGCAGCAGGCGAAGCGTGGCTTGCGTGACGATGCCGAGATTGCCTTCGCTGCCGTTCAGGAGCGCGAGAAAATCGTAGCCGGGCGCGTCCAGCGATTCACCGCCCACCTCGAGCAGCTCGCCTTCGCCGTCGATGACGCGAAGGCCCGTCACGTTGTGGACCGTGAGCCCGTACTTGAGGCAATGCACGCCGCCGGCATTCTCGGCCACGTTTCCGCCGA encodes:
- the glcF gene encoding glycolate oxidase subunit GlcF translates to MQTNLADWIKDTPEGIEADAILRKCVHCGFCLATCPTYNLLGDELDSPRGRIYLMKQAFEGAPVTMRTQVHLDRCLTCRACETTCPSGVQYGRLVDIGREVIGKKVPRGLADRAFRRLLRFAFLSGPLFSLGVALGRVVRPLLPLALAKQVPPKREAGAWPAARHSRTMIVLDGCVQPALAPDINAATARVLDRLGISLVRVPQAGCCGAIEFHLNAQDAALDRMRRQVDAWWPHLEAGAEAIVVTASGCGTMVQDYGHLLANDPAYAKKAARVTELARDVGQVVAAEREALVRLLAGKASVAEPVAYHAPCSLQHGLKQKGIVESILREAGFTLTPVPDAHVCCGSAGTYSILQHELSGQLLANKVKALESGKPAAICTSNIGCLLHIETGASKPVSHWIELLDKRLA
- a CDS encoding FAD-binding protein; this translates as MSASVRTDARADALAALAAVRPPVSVIAERERLAAFEMDAYIQKREMPMAAVLPDSEGQVREIVRALGRLGVPVVTRGAGTGISGGATPRADGVMLVLTRMRRIVAIDAAARLATVEPGVPNAQVTEAAAPAGLYFAPDPSSQVVSSIGGNVAENAGGVHCLKYGLTVHNVTGLRVIDGEGELLEVGGESLDAPGYDFLALLNGSEGNLGIVTQATLRLLPQPEATETMLAAFDTVKAGAEAVGAIIGAGVIPAAIEMMDRVVIDACERYMSLGLPKAEALLLVEVDGGAEETAEMLAAVQVILASCHATQVRVAKSSEERANLWKSRKGAFAALATVMPDYYTMDGTIPRRALPEVLESIYALGREYGLVIGNVFHAGDGNMHPCIFYDSAKAGELERSEELGGKILELCIDHGGTITGEHGVGIEKLKQMCLQFRDGEIAAFHDVKRAFDPAGILNPGKAVPTLKRCAEWGGLHVSGGRLPRPDIPRF
- the glcE gene encoding glycolate oxidase subunit GlcE is translated as MTDNFIRDLADRVKDHAARKAPLRIRGGGTKDFYGARIEGDPADVAGYAGIIAYEPRELVLTVKAGTRLADVDPTLAAEGQMLPFEPPRFGEAATIGGTVACNFSGPRRPYTGAVRDFVLGARIVNGKGEDLSFGGRVIKNVAGYDVSRLMAGALGTLGILTELSFKVLPRPPAEVTLAFEMDEAQMLETVNRWAGQPLPLSATAWEAGVLRLRLSGAASAVSAARAKLGGAEVAEGSAWWEGLREQRLPFFAADRPLWRLSVAQTAAPMALAHPQLIEWGGGERWVSGALDPARAREAAATAKGHATLFRGGDRGAGVFHPLAPAIAKIHRRLKEAFDPAGILNPGRMDNF